TCCAGTTCGTATGAGTTTCACAAACCCGTACCGCCTCCAGGGATGACCGGAACGGGATGGGCGCGCATAGCGGCGCGGGCCCGATAAAGCAAGGAAGACTCTTTGCAGCGGGGGCCGCGCGTGCAAGGGAGGCGCGATGCTGGACGAACATATCCTCTTCATCGACGGCGAGGCGATGGTGATCGACAAGCCCTCGGGCCTGCCCGTCGATCCGCCGCGCGACGGCAGCATCAGCCTGGAGAACCACCTCCAGTCGCTGAGCTTCGGCTTCAAGCGCTGGCCGAGCGCGGTCCACCGGCTCGATCGCGACACCTCCGGCTGCCTGCTGCTCGCGCGCAATCCCAAGGCGCACCGGCGCTTCGCGCTGGCCTTCGAGGAAGGCAGGGTCGAGAAGAGCTATCTCGCCATTCTCGATGGCGTGCCTGAGACGGAACAGGGCGTGGTCGACCTGCCGCTCGCCAAGGTTTCGACCCGCGAAAGGGGCTGGCGGATGGTCGGCAACCCGAAGGGCAAGCCCGCCATCACCAGCTGGCGCACCAT
The sequence above is drawn from the Rhizorhabdus dicambivorans genome and encodes:
- a CDS encoding RluA family pseudouridine synthase; the encoded protein is MLDEHILFIDGEAMVIDKPSGLPVDPPRDGSISLENHLQSLSFGFKRWPSAVHRLDRDTSGCLLLARNPKAHRRFALAFEEGRVEKSYLAILDGVPETEQGVVDLPLAKVSTRERGWRMVGNPKGKPAITSWRTIAVVGGKALVEFRPATGRTHQIRVHAESGIGVPILGDPVYGRGGAGGVTLLHASRLVVPREGKGAIEAHAPLPERFTALGFGEPG